In Temnothorax longispinosus isolate EJ_2023e chromosome 10, Tlon_JGU_v1, whole genome shotgun sequence, a single window of DNA contains:
- the LOC139820113 gene encoding uncharacterized protein, producing MNKKRDFLDRSPPSTSSSNDSRPTTGCRSCISTCSGSTGSKPQDQVMLHYMQELSAKIDWQNIGIAQILNELFPNEDGFDRPEGFPSLPLETEESFASFDGHLDDKILYGHMLKYLLWKGKGETTSLFTYSILSTLLRNNLARLISWKGSGGIKLSFEKSKVKNLVEGVCLKKFPKVQISVFEDHMKRWFNTSMQRSD from the exons atgaataaaaaaagagattttctAGACAGATCACCACCATCAACAAGCTCGTCAAAcg ATTCACGGCCAACAACAGGATGCAGAAGCTGCATATCAACATGCTCTGGATCAACTGGCA GTAAGCCTCAAGATCAAGTAATGCTACATTATATGCAAGAATTGTCAGCCAAGATAGATTGGCAGAATATTGGGATTGCCCAAATTTTGAACGAGTTGTTCCCCAATGAAGATGGTTTTGATCGGCCTGAAGGGTTCCCTTCCTTGCCATTGGAAACTGAGGAATCTTTTGCAAGTTTTGATGGTCATTTagatgataaaatattgtatggTCATATG CTCAAGTATCTGTTATGgaagggaaagggagagacaACCTCTCTCTTCACTTACTCTATTTTGTCAACCCTACTTAGGAATAACTTGGCACGACTCATTAGTTGGAAAGGTTCTGGAGGAATCAAGCTCAGTTTTGAAAAGTCCAAAGTAAAAAATCTAGTAGAAG GTGTTTGCTTGAAGAAGTTTCCTAAGGTACAGATTTCCGTATTTGAAGACCATATGAAACGATGGTTCAACACTTCCATGCAACGGTCAGACTAG